A stretch of the Tissierellales bacterium genome encodes the following:
- a CDS encoding Asp23/Gls24 family envelope stress response protein: MANIVQGNEFGELVVSDEVIGVIANIATKDVEGIAQMSGGLGSDLGEIFGMKNATKGVKIIVEDNKVKAELYISVIFGFKLHEVATEVQKNVTEAIVNMTGLDVASVDVHVESVKMKEEKATEVDLEKIDDKEI, encoded by the coding sequence ATGGCAAATATTGTACAGGGAAATGAATTTGGTGAATTGGTAGTATCGGATGAGGTTATAGGAGTAATTGCAAATATTGCTACAAAAGATGTTGAAGGTATAGCTCAAATGAGCGGGGGATTAGGTAGCGACCTCGGAGAAATATTTGGAATGAAAAATGCTACAAAAGGAGTAAAGATTATTGTAGAAGATAATAAAGTTAAAGCAGAGCTTTATATAAGTGTTATTTTTGGATTTAAATTGCATGAAGTAGCTACTGAGGTGCAAAAAAACGTTACAGAAGCTATCGTAAATATGACTGGTTTAGATGTAGCTAGTGTGGATGTTCATGTAGAGAGCGTTAAAATGAAGGAAGAAAAAGCTACTGAGGTAGATTTAGAAAAAATTGACGACAAAGAAATTTAG